From a single Gemmatimonadota bacterium genomic region:
- the cysD gene encoding sulfate adenylyltransferase subunit CysD: MPRYSISHLMQLEAESIHVMREVAAEFERPVMLYSVGKDSSVMLHLARKAFYPQKLPFPLMHVDTGYKFDEMYDFRRRMAEEYEADLIVHRNEEAIAEGANPYDLGTQRCCGLLKTQALLDGLREGRFDAALGGARREEEKSRAKERFFSFRDRFGQWDPKNQRPELWNLYNCRVGQEESIRVFPLSNWTELDIWMYIHRESIPVVPLYFAREREVVVRGEQLIPLEGQARLLPGETPRSMVCRFRTLGCSPCTGAVKSSATSVEEIIEEMMVERISERSTRIIDHDQEGSMELKKREGYF; encoded by the coding sequence ATGCCACGATATTCCATCTCACACCTGATGCAGCTCGAAGCCGAGAGCATCCACGTCATGCGCGAGGTCGCCGCGGAATTCGAGCGGCCCGTCATGCTGTACTCGGTCGGCAAAGATTCCTCGGTCATGCTGCATCTCGCGCGGAAGGCCTTCTATCCGCAGAAACTGCCTTTCCCGCTCATGCACGTCGACACCGGGTACAAATTTGACGAGATGTACGACTTTCGAAGGCGCATGGCCGAGGAATACGAGGCGGACCTGATCGTCCACCGCAACGAGGAAGCCATCGCCGAAGGTGCCAATCCCTACGACCTGGGCACGCAAAGGTGCTGCGGCCTGCTTAAGACGCAGGCCCTGCTCGACGGGCTCCGGGAAGGGCGCTTCGATGCCGCGCTGGGCGGCGCCCGGCGCGAGGAGGAGAAATCAAGGGCCAAGGAACGGTTCTTCTCCTTCCGGGACCGGTTCGGCCAGTGGGATCCGAAGAACCAGCGGCCCGAACTGTGGAACCTGTATAACTGCCGCGTCGGCCAGGAGGAATCCATCCGGGTCTTCCCCCTCTCCAACTGGACCGAACTGGACATCTGGATGTACATCCACCGGGAGAGCATCCCGGTCGTGCCCCTTTATTTCGCCCGGGAGCGCGAGGTCGTGGTACGGGGAGAGCAACTGATCCCCCTGGAAGGGCAGGCCCGCCTGCTGCCCGGCGAGACCCCCCGCTCCATGGTCTGCCGGTTCCGCACGCTGGGCTGCTCGCCCTGCACCGGCGCCGTCAAGTCCTCGGCGACTTCCGTCGAAGAGATCATCGAGGAGATGATGGTGGAGCGCATCTCGGAACGTTCCACCCGCATCATCGATCACGACCAGGAAGGGTCGATGGAGTTGAAGAAGCGGGAGGGCTATTTCTAA